One Epidermidibacterium keratini DNA segment encodes these proteins:
- a CDS encoding ABC transporter ATP-binding protein, with translation MSTQPAIAVTDLRRRYGDAKRGFEAVKGISFEVHPGELFALLGTNGAGKTSALEVAEGLAKPTGGQVRVLGHDPYADRRAVRSRTGIMLQQGGLPDDLTAKETARMWAGTLPAPRPVTEALELVELDHRADVAVKSLSGGERRRLDLALALMSRPEVLFLDEPTTGLDPQSRHTTWRLVGDLVEGGCAVVLTTHYLDEADELADRLAVMKDGLIVAEGTTRDIAQAYPGTITFRVTGELPALPQLSVAPEHERDRITYRTHQLQRDLTELLGWAATHNLTLEGLQGRAASLEEAFLAIAQDDPQTKEYAA, from the coding sequence GTGAGCACTCAACCAGCCATCGCAGTCACCGACCTTCGACGCCGCTACGGCGATGCCAAGCGCGGCTTCGAGGCCGTCAAGGGCATCAGCTTCGAGGTCCATCCCGGCGAGCTGTTTGCCCTGCTGGGCACCAACGGCGCCGGCAAGACCTCCGCCCTCGAGGTCGCCGAAGGACTCGCCAAACCCACCGGCGGCCAGGTCCGCGTCCTCGGGCATGACCCGTACGCCGATCGCCGCGCGGTCCGCTCGCGCACCGGCATCATGCTGCAGCAAGGCGGACTCCCCGACGATCTGACCGCCAAGGAGACCGCCCGTATGTGGGCCGGCACGCTGCCCGCGCCCCGGCCGGTCACCGAGGCGCTGGAGCTCGTCGAGCTCGACCACCGCGCCGACGTCGCGGTCAAGTCGCTGTCCGGCGGCGAGCGCCGCCGCCTCGATCTCGCACTCGCGCTGATGAGCCGCCCCGAGGTCCTCTTCCTCGACGAGCCGACGACGGGGCTGGACCCGCAGAGCCGGCATACCACCTGGCGGCTCGTGGGCGACCTGGTCGAGGGCGGGTGCGCCGTCGTACTCACCACCCACTACCTCGACGAGGCAGATGAGCTCGCCGACCGGCTCGCGGTCATGAAGGACGGGCTCATCGTCGCCGAGGGTACGACGCGCGACATTGCGCAGGCCTACCCCGGCACCATCACGTTCCGCGTCACCGGCGAGCTCCCCGCGCTGCCGCAGCTGAGCGTTGCGCCCGAACACGAACGTGACCGCATCACCTACCGCACTCACCAGCTGCAGCGCGACCTCACCGAGCTGCTCGGCTGGGCCGCAACCCACAACCTCACCCTCGAAGGCCTGCAAGGCCGCGCCGCCTCGCTCGAAGAAGCGTTCCTGGCCATCGCGCAGGACGACCCGCAGACCAAGGAGTACGCCGCATGA
- a CDS encoding acyltransferase family protein — MRLLESPRQQATATGRYVELDGLRGIAVIGVLLFHVTDFYDVYVPGEKPPLPFTVPQGRFGVELFFLISGFVILATAERRSAREFAIARFARIYPVYWLCILITTAVVLTSHLDGLRRQWYEVLGNLTMLQSLWKGRDVDGVYWSLGVELLFYATVAVLLMIFGRLSNRVLVGTTIVWTVVAIGVLIARAVAPQDQVIFFIKTLTNANFACMFLVGMVAYLIRSGRPGPWRALIAVPIVGAVVSAALRDGQESALWTAGIIAAFVVITLLPEVPVLRARLLVWLGALSYPLYLLHQNISYVVIDAATPTVGRPVATGVAVAVVVLLAWVVHQLFEKQSARWTRTKLTELTSSPSAASGLDNRRSP, encoded by the coding sequence ATGCGCTTACTGGAGTCCCCACGCCAGCAGGCCACCGCGACAGGCCGGTACGTCGAGCTCGACGGCCTGCGCGGGATCGCCGTAATCGGTGTCCTGCTGTTTCACGTCACCGACTTCTATGACGTGTATGTCCCGGGCGAGAAGCCACCGCTGCCGTTCACGGTGCCGCAGGGACGATTCGGCGTCGAGCTGTTTTTCCTGATCAGCGGCTTCGTGATCCTCGCGACCGCCGAGCGCCGCAGCGCACGCGAGTTCGCGATTGCGCGGTTTGCGCGCATCTACCCGGTCTACTGGCTGTGCATCCTCATCACGACCGCCGTGGTGCTCACCTCGCATCTCGATGGCCTGCGCCGGCAGTGGTACGAGGTGCTCGGCAACCTCACCATGCTGCAAAGCTTGTGGAAGGGCCGCGACGTCGACGGCGTCTACTGGTCGCTCGGTGTCGAGCTGCTCTTCTACGCCACCGTCGCGGTGCTGCTGATGATCTTCGGCCGGTTGAGCAACCGAGTGCTGGTCGGTACGACGATCGTGTGGACCGTCGTCGCGATCGGCGTACTCATCGCCCGCGCTGTCGCCCCGCAGGACCAGGTCATCTTCTTCATCAAGACCCTGACCAACGCCAACTTCGCCTGCATGTTCCTCGTGGGGATGGTGGCCTACCTGATCCGCAGCGGCCGACCCGGGCCATGGCGAGCGCTGATTGCTGTGCCGATCGTCGGCGCGGTCGTGAGTGCGGCGCTGCGTGACGGGCAGGAGTCGGCGCTCTGGACGGCCGGGATCATCGCGGCCTTCGTCGTGATCACGCTGCTGCCGGAAGTCCCGGTGCTGCGTGCCAGGTTGCTCGTGTGGCTTGGCGCTCTCAGCTATCCGCTGTATCTGCTGCATCAGAACATCTCGTACGTCGTGATCGATGCGGCGACCCCGACGGTCGGCCGTCCGGTCGCGACGGGCGTTGCGGTGGCGGTCGTCGTACTGCTCGCCTGGGTGGTGCACCAGCTGTTTGAGAAGCAGTCGGCCCGCTGGACGCGCACCAAACTCACCGAGCTGACATCTTCTCCGTCGGCCGCGAGTGGTCTCGACAACCGGCGCTCGCCCTAG
- a CDS encoding response regulator transcription factor encodes MIRVIVIDDEALIRDAIAALLGLHEDIEVVAVGGTPEDALAARDVDVALLDLQMPGTDGITLAGMLPDGVRAIIVTSHGRPGYLKRALKAGVVGFLPKTADADVLAEAVRTVAAGGRYVDPELAAEAMRAGDSPLTAREGDVLELAASGAPIEEIAARAFLSPGTVRNYLSSAMLKLGAANRHEAVQVAQRYGWI; translated from the coding sequence GTGATCCGGGTGATCGTCATCGACGACGAGGCGCTGATCCGCGACGCGATCGCCGCGCTGCTGGGGCTGCACGAGGACATCGAGGTCGTCGCGGTCGGCGGTACGCCGGAGGATGCCCTCGCCGCCCGCGACGTCGACGTTGCGCTGCTGGATCTGCAGATGCCGGGCACCGACGGGATCACCCTCGCCGGGATGCTGCCGGACGGCGTGCGCGCCATCATCGTCACCTCGCACGGGCGGCCGGGCTACCTCAAACGTGCGCTGAAGGCCGGTGTCGTGGGGTTCTTGCCCAAGACCGCCGACGCCGATGTGCTCGCCGAGGCGGTGCGCACGGTGGCCGCGGGCGGGCGGTACGTCGACCCCGAACTGGCGGCCGAGGCGATGCGCGCCGGCGACAGCCCGCTGACGGCCCGCGAGGGCGACGTACTCGAGCTTGCGGCCAGCGGCGCGCCGATCGAGGAGATCGCGGCACGGGCGTTCCTGTCGCCGGGGACGGTGCGCAACTACCTGAGCTCAGCGATGCTCAAGCTCGGCGCGGCCAACCGCCACGAGGCGGTCCAGGTCGCCCAACGCTACGGCTGGATCTAA
- a CDS encoding sensor histidine kinase, translating into MQRWRWAQRSHLNRFELYTGISLYLLAAIYPMILARWNSGFAAQNQTLTTVFWVLVVAQVIVMIALIRDSIRAVHEQRGAAPMFIVAVAVVATAVLAVSFPMVAASAAEPQGAALWVPALVSGYAAGAIAAGVSTRLLLPVGAMALLVCVGIWLALGRNIQALVSNTIGVAVFIIAAMMSTASSIAMLRLMVQIDRARETEAKLAVAEERLRFGRDLHDTLGRNLSAIALKSQLAGQLATRDGDLAAREMTAVRQLAQESLGEMRAVVGGYRHIDLDAELRGAQSLLRAASIRCDLQLRAGDVPEAARDAVGWLVRESVTNVIRHSSATVCRIDGNHDKHGFTVTVTNDRPNAASKGGNGLRGLAERLAAVGGTVRTEHTDDRFTVTTEFAEQPASTP; encoded by the coding sequence GTGCAGCGGTGGCGATGGGCGCAGCGCTCACACCTGAACCGTTTTGAGCTATACACCGGCATCAGCCTGTATCTGCTGGCCGCGATCTACCCCATGATCCTGGCCCGATGGAACAGCGGGTTCGCCGCGCAGAACCAGACCCTGACGACCGTCTTCTGGGTCTTGGTCGTCGCTCAGGTCATCGTGATGATCGCTCTCATCCGCGACAGCATCCGCGCCGTCCACGAGCAGCGCGGTGCGGCGCCGATGTTCATCGTCGCCGTCGCGGTCGTCGCCACGGCCGTGCTTGCGGTGTCGTTTCCGATGGTGGCGGCCTCGGCGGCCGAACCGCAGGGGGCGGCACTGTGGGTCCCGGCACTGGTCAGCGGGTACGCCGCCGGCGCCATCGCGGCCGGGGTGTCCACCCGCCTGCTCCTGCCGGTCGGCGCCATGGCGTTGCTGGTGTGCGTCGGGATCTGGCTGGCGCTTGGCCGAAATATCCAGGCCCTCGTCTCCAACACGATTGGCGTCGCGGTCTTCATCATCGCGGCCATGATGTCGACCGCCTCGTCGATCGCGATGCTGCGCCTGATGGTGCAGATCGACCGCGCCCGCGAGACCGAGGCCAAGCTTGCCGTCGCCGAAGAACGGCTGCGGTTTGGCCGCGACCTGCACGACACGCTCGGTCGAAACTTGTCGGCGATCGCCCTGAAGAGCCAGCTCGCCGGCCAGCTCGCCACGCGCGACGGTGACCTCGCCGCCCGCGAGATGACCGCCGTACGCCAGCTCGCTCAAGAGTCGCTCGGGGAGATGCGCGCGGTCGTCGGCGGCTACCGGCACATCGACCTCGACGCCGAGCTGCGGGGCGCGCAGTCGCTGCTGCGCGCTGCCAGCATCAGGTGCGATCTGCAGCTGCGCGCGGGTGACGTTCCCGAGGCCGCCCGCGACGCGGTGGGCTGGCTCGTGCGCGAATCCGTCACCAACGTGATTCGCCACAGCAGCGCGACCGTGTGCCGCATCGACGGCAACCACGACAAGCACGGCTTCACCGTCACCGTCACCAACGACCGCCCTAACGCTGCCTCGAAAGGTGGCAACGGGCTACGCGGGCTCGCGGAACGTCTCGCCGCGGTCGGGGGCACGGTGCGCACCGAGCACACCGACGACCGCTTCACGGTCACCACCGAATTCGCCGAGCAGCCAGCGAGTACGCCGTGA
- a CDS encoding FxLYD domain-containing protein, with protein MQVGHRGRAFVAVAMIPAVVGLAGCTSNDDKKADESTTSTTKPAVDPKKVSPTDLPQPPAIENAAGARQEAEMGECKTAAGSQEVTGKITNAGDGAIDYVVVVNWVNGSSDVMGRGVAVLKAVEPGAAVDWSVSAEVAEGAEACTLNVQKGTVTE; from the coding sequence ATGCAGGTAGGACATCGCGGACGGGCATTCGTGGCCGTGGCCATGATCCCGGCGGTCGTTGGCCTGGCCGGCTGCACGTCAAACGATGACAAGAAGGCCGACGAGAGCACCACCTCGACGACCAAGCCTGCCGTCGATCCCAAGAAGGTCTCGCCCACCGACCTGCCGCAACCGCCGGCGATCGAGAACGCCGCCGGCGCGCGCCAGGAAGCCGAGATGGGCGAGTGCAAGACGGCGGCCGGCTCGCAGGAGGTCACCGGCAAGATCACCAACGCCGGCGATGGCGCCATCGACTATGTCGTGGTCGTCAACTGGGTCAACGGCTCGTCGGATGTGATGGGCCGCGGTGTCGCCGTACTCAAGGCTGTCGAGCCGGGGGCTGCGGTCGACTGGTCGGTCAGCGCCGAGGTCGCCGAGGGCGCCGAGGCCTGCACCCTCAACGTCCAAAAGGGCACCGTCACCGAATAG
- a CDS encoding ABC transporter permease → MSTAANTQSADPRTAPSREQRTPSALRGVLSLARAELTLLLRNRTAIFNTMLIPLVLVVALYFIGVPSDAGPGNLLVITASVMAMAYIVYYNLVTTYVARRESYVLKRMRTGTVSDLGILVAAALPSIVLALLQISIVVLGAFVIGSPPSLNNALAVVVGVVLGFIAFAGLAAASTPITKTAETAQVTTLPVVMISMGLSGMFFSLSILPDTLETIARFTPGAAVVELLQTGLSGIDRYGNVIAGFPEALAAMTRPTLVLLMWVAITFALVRDRFAWEPRR, encoded by the coding sequence ATGAGCACCGCAGCCAACACCCAGTCCGCCGACCCCCGCACCGCGCCGTCTCGGGAGCAGCGCACTCCGTCGGCGCTGCGCGGCGTACTGTCGCTGGCCCGCGCCGAGCTGACGCTGCTGTTGCGCAACCGCACGGCGATCTTCAACACCATGCTGATCCCGCTGGTGCTGGTCGTCGCGCTCTACTTCATCGGCGTACCGTCCGACGCCGGCCCGGGCAACCTGCTCGTCATCACGGCGTCCGTGATGGCAATGGCCTACATCGTCTACTACAACCTCGTCACGACGTATGTCGCGCGCCGCGAGTCCTACGTGCTGAAGCGGATGCGCACCGGCACGGTCTCGGATCTAGGAATCCTCGTCGCGGCCGCGCTGCCCAGCATCGTGCTGGCGCTGCTGCAGATCTCGATCGTGGTGCTCGGTGCGTTCGTGATCGGCTCCCCGCCGAGCCTGAACAACGCACTCGCCGTTGTCGTCGGCGTCGTACTCGGCTTCATCGCGTTTGCCGGACTCGCCGCCGCGTCGACGCCGATCACCAAAACCGCCGAAACCGCGCAGGTGACGACCCTCCCGGTCGTGATGATCAGCATGGGACTGTCCGGGATGTTCTTCTCGCTGTCGATCCTGCCGGACACGCTGGAGACCATCGCGCGGTTCACCCCCGGCGCCGCGGTCGTCGAGCTGCTGCAGACCGGGCTGTCGGGCATCGACCGCTACGGCAACGTGATCGCCGGATTCCCCGAAGCACTCGCTGCGATGACGCGACCGACCCTGGTGCTGCTGATGTGGGTCGCGATCACGTTCGCGCTGGTGCGCGACCGATTCGCGTGGGAGCCGCGCCGCTAA